Proteins from one Borrelia parkeri genomic window:
- a CDS encoding variable large family protein: MKKCLLSIFISFSDMFIDVLDINYDSKKEYIGKYFTKIA, from the coding sequence TTGAAAAAATGTCTTTTATCTATTTTTATTTCTTTTAGCGACATGTTTATAGATGTACTTGATATTAATTATGACAGTAAGAAGGAATATATAGGTAAGTATTTCACAAAAATTGCTTAA
- the bdr gene encoding Bdr family repetitive protein: MGLAQPVITQQMVINELTKAGINKDIAIDLSFRYYRNELTFKDIEFLKENFDIKLEKVEALLQAEIKSVEATLQAEIQRVETTLKSDIKDLDNKIDTVRSELKSDIKDLDNKIDTVRSELKSDIKDLDNKINTVENNLNTKIDTVENNLNIKIDTKFNELDNKIDNVENNLNTKIDTVENNLNIKIDTKFNELDNKIDNVENNLNTKIDTVENNLNTKIDTKFNALDTKIDNVENNLNIKIDNVRTELKSDIASMSYEISLVRKDMEINKMEFKSTSRLHNWMFGTIITISIGILLTLIFK, encoded by the coding sequence TTCAGATACTATCGTAATGAACTCACTTTCAAAGATATTGAATTCTTAAAAGAAAACTTTGATATAAAGCTTGAAAAGGTTGAGGCTCTTCTACAAGCTGAAATTAAATCTGTAGAGGCAACCTTACAAGCTGAAATTCAAAGGGTTGAGACAACCTTAAAATCAGACATTAAGGATCTTGATAATAAGATTGACACTGTTAGAAGTGAATTAAAATCTGACATTAAGGATCTTGATAATAAGATTGACACTGTTAGAAGTGAATTAAAATCAGACATTAAGGATCTTGATAACAAAATTAACACTGTTGAGAATAATCTTAACACCAAGATAGACACTGTTGAGAATAATCTTAACATCAAGATAGATACCAAATTCAATGAACTTGATAACAAAATAGATAATGTTGAAAATAATCTTAACACCAAGATTGATACTGTTGAGAATAATCTTAACATCAAGATTGATACTAAATTCAATGAACTTGATAACAAAATTGACAACGTTGAGAATAATCTTAACACCAAGATAGATACTGTTGAGAATAATCTTAACACTAAGATAGATACCAAATTTAATGCACTCGATACCAAAATAGATAATGTTGAAAATAATCTTAACATCAAGATTGATAACGTTAGAACTGAATTAAAATCTGATATTGCATCTATGAGCTATGAGATTTCTCTTGTTAGAAAAGATATGGAAATTAATAAGATGGAATTCAAAAGTACATCAAGATTACATAATTGGATGTTTGGTACTATTATTACCATCTCTATAGGTATTTTATTAACTCTTATCTTTAAGTAA